The Candidatus Zixiibacteriota bacterium genome segment GCGATGCGATCCGGCAGCAACTCCGATAGTGCAGTTTCGACGGACCGTCGGGGATGAGCTCGTGCCTGTTTGAGCAGCCATTGATCGGCTTGCTCGATGGTCGCCAGTGTGGGGACTCCGAAGACCACGCGCAGTGATGTGTGCCGGTCAGCCATTCGTGCCCGCAGCCAGTGGCGAGAGAGATTCATCGCGACCGGCCCGGAGACTCCAAAGTGCGTGAAGACCAATGAACCGGTCAATTCAATGATCGGCTGGGTGCGGCGACCACGGCACAACCGCAGTCGGGCGTCCATTGTAATCCCGCGAAACTCGGAGAATCGTCCTCCGACACTCGCCCCGGATCGCAAAACCAGCGGCGTGAGGGCCGGCGTTGTCGGAATGATCGTGTGTCCGAGGCGCTGCATGATCGAAAGCCCGGCGCCGTCGCTGCCCGACTTCGGCAGCGACAGCCCGCCGGTCGCGACGATGACGCGACGCGCGCGGCACATCGACGTTTGCCCAGCGATCGATTTGCATTGCACGAGAAAACCGTCGCCGTCGAGCCGCACATCCGTCACGCGCTCCCCGGATGTCAGATCGACGCCGGCCGGCGCTACCTGTGCCAGCAACGCCGACAACACGGTCTGCGCCTGGTCGGATGTCGGGAAGTATTTGCCGGTGGACTCCAGCTTGAGCGGGACGCCCATACGATGAAACCACGCCACCGTGTCTTCGTTGCTGAATGCTTGAAGCACTTTGGCGATCGTGTGACGCGAGCCGCCCCAGAAGTCGTCGGCGGTGACGACATCGTTGGTGACATTGCAGCGGCCGCCGCCGCTGACTAAGATCTTGGCACCCGGTCTGCGCGCGCTTTCGATCAGAATGATGCGTGCATCCGGCTTGCGCGCGCGTGCGCCCGCAAAGACGGCGGCTGCCAACCCTGCGGCACCCGCGCCGATGATCGCGATATCGCATGATTCCCGGCGCATCACGGCGACTACAATGCGATGTTCGAGTGTCCGGCGAAACAGCGATGATGCGGGGCTTCCGCCATGCGGGAGGGTGACATTGGATCAGTGCGGACGCTGAATCATGCGGCACGGCTCTGCCGCAATGTTTATGGAAACCACCGTCTTGTCGAGCCCGAAACGTACCGTGTGTTCGTCGGGATCCCAAATACGTTTGCCAAACGAGAATCCGGCGGCAAACTTGGACAGCAGCATGTCGGTTCGATAGTCATACAATCCGACTTCCTGATCGTCAAATACGATGCCCAACACTTCACCGCCGTACGGCACATCGCGATGTTGCCGCTCGAAGAGTGCGCTGCGATATCCATCGTAACCGTCCCCGGCGGTCGACCCAACGAGAAACGTACCATCGGGCGTTCCTGTATCGGACCGAATCTCAAATACGAACATCGAGTCGTCTTCGGAAACCGTTCCGGTCATTCCGCCCGCCCGACTTTCATGAATTATTTTCGCAGCGATCGGTTCATTGCACGGGTGCAATCCGCTCCCGCGTACAAGTTCGCGCGTGGCCGTGCACGGGATCGACGCAGATGACATGTCGATCCCGTCGTGTGTGCTGATTCGGCGTTTGATTTCAAACGGCGGCAGGGCGCGCAATGCCGCTTTCGGACCGGACAAATCACGATACAAGTCAAGTGACCGCTCCGGGCCGAGTGAGTCCATCAGACACCGTACAAGCAATCCGCTGAGGGCGTACGACAAGTCCGAAGTGCCTTCCCCCTCGTGAAAACCATCGTACGAGAGAATCTCATCAATGCTGATCAATCCCGATTCCAGGAGAAACGCCCCGACCTGAAGTACGACCTCGGGCGCTTTCTCCCATCGCCCGCCCAGGGCGACCGCCAATCCCTCCTGCATCCATGGCAGCGTGTACAACGGGACGCTTTCCAGCACGAAATTGACGAGAACGTGAACCAACTCGTGAGTGTGGCACAGGTGCTTGGTGACGATCGCATCGAGCGGGAGATCGGTCAGCCCGGAAATGTCATATCCGGTCATACGCAGCATTCCCTCACGGTCGGTCAGCACGTACTCGATCTTCTCCCGTTCGAGTATTCGCCGACGTGCGTCGGCGGCGCCGAAGTACGTCAGGACGGAGTCGACAAATCGGTCCATCCGGTCCAGGGCGTAGCCGTTGATGCGGGTGGTGTCGCGGCACCGGATCCGAAGGTAGCGCGTGTCACGCACATGCCAATCGCCGGTCTCCGTGAACAACACCGGCGCCAGCCGACGCGGACCGTCGGAATCGACCACACCGTAGGCAGCACTCATCGACTGACCGGCAAATGAGACGATCAATCGCAGGACATTCCGCCCCGAATCTTCCGGATGCTGCTGCACTGAAACCGTCACCGCACCGGATCGTATGCTGTCGAGATGCAGAAAAAGCGGTGAAGAACAGTCGAACTTGAGTGGGACTTCCTCAAGCCGAATTCCGAGCCGCCGCGATCGCGCCACGGCATCCGGATGCCAGAGACGCTCTGCATTGTCCCAATCGCCCGCGATGACAGCATCGACATACGCCCGCAGAAGGAGTGTGTCGGTGTCGGAGGACGCCGCATCGACAACACCCGCCGACAACGCCATCGTAACCGCAGTGAGCAAACATCGGAGTGCCCGCATCAGACTATCCGAAGACGTTATACACCGTCGACTCGGACACTTTCACTGATTGGCTGACGTTTCGCCCCAAACAGCGCGTACAATGCCGGAAGAACGAACAACGTCAGCGCCGTCGAGGTCAGGATCCCGCCAATGACGACCGTGGCCAGCGGGCGCTGGACCTCAGCGCCGACGCTATGCGACAGCGCCATCGGGATGAAGCCGAAGGATGCGACCAACGCCGTCATCAGCACCGGCCGCAGTCGCCCGATGGCGCTGTCGCGCACGGCATCGGTCAGCATCAGCCCGTCGGTCAGGTGCCCTTTGATCGATGACACCAGCACCAAACCATTGAGCACCGCGATGCCGGAGAGCGCGATAAACCCGACGCCGGCTGAGATCGAAAACGGCATCCCGCGCACAAAGAGCGAGCACACGCCCCCAAAGACCGCCAATGGCACCCCCGTGAAGATGAGGATGGCGTCGCGGAACGAACGGTATGTCCAGTACAGCAGCGCGAAGATGAGCGTCAGCGCCAACGGCACCACTATGGCCAGCCGCGTACGGGCCCGCTGCAGATTCTCGAACTGCCCGCCATAACGCACGAAATACCCTGGCTGAAATTCGACAGTTCCGTCGATACGTTCGCGCAATTCCTCGACAAAGGAGCCGACATCCCGGCCCCGTACATTGCACTGCACGACGATCCGGCGCTTGCTCCACTCACGCGTAATCGTCGACGGACCATTGTGGAGTTCCGGCCGCGTGATCTGGTCGAGCGTGACGATGGCGCCGGTTTCCGACCGGATCGGCAGACGGGCGATGTCCTCGGTGACACGGCGGTACGATTCCATCATGCGCACTTCGAGATCGAAGCGGCGCTGCCCTTCATAAACTTCCCCCACATGAATCCCGCCAAAGCTCTCGACATGATCGAGCGCCTCGCGCGCCGCCAGCCCATAACGAGCCAGCTTATCACGGTCCAGGGCGATGTCGAATTGCGGCTGCCCGGTGATTTGCTCGACTGTGACGTCGGCCGCGCCGTCGAGAGTCTGCACCAGAGCCGCAATCTCTTCGGCCTTCTGTACGAGGACGGAGAGATCATCACCGAAGACCTTGATGCCGATATCGCCGCGAATACCGGCAATCATCTCGTTGATGCGCATTTCGATCGGCTGCGTGAACACGAGATTCATCCCCGGCAGATCGGAGAGCTCCTGATCGATCAGTTCAACCAATTCCGCTTGCGATCGTGACCGGCGCCACTCGTTGCGCGGCTTCAGCGTGATGAAAACATCGCTGACCTCCAATCCCATCGGATCGGTGGCCAATTCCGCCGTGCCCGTGCGTGTCCACGCGTGGTCGATTTCATCGGGAAATGCATCCAGGAGGATCTGCTCGACGCGCGTGCCGTATTCGACAGACTGCTCCAATGAGACTCCGGCCAGCCGCACCAGATTGATCGCGATCGTGCCCTCGGACAGGCGCGGAACAAATTCAGAGCCGAGCTGGCCAAAGAGCAAGACGCCGCCCACGACGAGTATCAGCGCCATGGCGATGGCCGCGCGCGCGTGACGCAGAGTCCAATCCAGCGGGGCGCGATACGCTCGTTTAAGCCATTCGACGACGCGCGGTTCACGACGGCCGACATTATCCCGGAGAAATGTTGCGATCATCGCGGGAATGACGGAAAAGGACAACAACATCGAGCCGAAGAGCACCAGCACGACCGTGATCGCCATCGGGCGAAACAGTTTCCCCTCGATCCCCTCGAGCGTCAGGATGGGCAGATACACCACAATGATGATCAGTTCGCCGAAGAGCGTCGGCTTGCGAACTTCCATGATCGCGCGACGGATGATATCCAGCCGTGACGGCGACCCTGCGTGCTCCGCCAACCGCCGTATGCTGTTTTCCACCTGAATGACCGTATTGTCGACCGCGAGCCCGAAATCGATGGCCCCCAGACTCATCAGGCTGCCGGCGATCCCCAGCCGCGTCATCATGTCGAAGGCGAACAGCATCGACAGTGGGATCGCCGACGCCACAATCAGCCCGGAACGGAGGTTACCAAGAAAGATGAAGAGAATGGCGACGACCAGCAGCGCGCCAAAGAAGAGATTCTCGCGAACCGTGTGCAGCACCTGATCGACCAGGTCGGTGCGGCGGTATACTGTTCGCGCTTCGACACCCTCCGGCAGAGTCCGTTTGATCTCTTCGAGGCGTTCATCGAGACGTCGGGTTACGTCGGCTGAGTTTTCGCCGACGAGCATGAATCCCAGCCCCAGGACGACCTCGCCCTGACCGTTGTAGGTCGTCGCACCGCGACGGATCTCGTGGCCGATCACCACCTCGCCGATGTCGTGCACGTGGATGGGCGCGCCTTCGACCGTGGCGACGACCAACTCATCGATGTCCTCGCGCGTGGAAACGATTCCGACCCCGCGCACCAGCGTCCGTTCGCCGCCGCGCACCATCTGCCCCCCGGCGACATTGCCGATGTTCTCCCGCAGCACGTCGATGACGTGCGTCAACGTGATGCCGTAGCGCACCAAGCGATTCGGATCGACGAGTACGTGGTACTGTCGCTGGTATCCGCCCCAGCCGTTGATCTCGGCCACGCCGGGCACCGACTGCAGTTGCGGCTTGACGATCCAGTCCTGCACCGTGCGAGCATAGGTCGGATCGGCAGATTCGGCGATCAACACATAATGGAAGACTTCGCCCAGTCCGGTTGAGATCGGACCGAGGACCGGCGCTTCGATTCCATCGGGCAGCGTTACGCCGACCAGTCTCTCAGTTGTCTGCTGACGGGCCAGATAGAGATCGATATCGTCATCGAAGAGCAGCGTCACCTGCGCCAGGCCGAATTTCGAGATCGAGCGCACCTCCGATAGTCCCGAAAGCCCGGCCAATTCGCGTTCGATGGGATACGTGATCTGCCGCTCGATGTCCTCCGGAGTCCAGCCCGATGCCGTGACATTCACCTGCACCATGACCGGCGTCGTGTCGGGAAAGGCGTCAAACGGCAGGCGTGTCAACGCGATGACGCCGACGACGACCAAGAGGGCGGCCGCGAAGAGCATCAATCCTCGGTATTGGATGGTGAAGCCAATCCATCGTCCGAGGAGTGAGTCGCTGTCGTCTGCGGGTGCCGGATGAGACGGCCCCTTCACGATGCCGCCTCCAGTCCGCAACAGCCGGCCCCGATGCTTCCCTTCTGCAGTTCCGTCTTTAACAGGTAGCTGCCCTCCACGACAACCGACTCGCCGGGCCGCAGACCGTCAAGCACGCGATAGTGGCCGCTTTCGCCGGTCTCCAGCCGTACTTTGCGCGGGCGAAATCGCTCGGGCGACTCCTGCACGAAGACGACATTGCAGCAGCCTTCCCACTGCACCGCGTCATGGGGGACAAGAATCGCCGACTGCAGAGTCCCGTCGGGAAGTTGCAGCCGGCCGAACTGGTGCGCGCGAACGTGCGTCGTGGCGCGAGTCGGCTTCACCCGGACGATGCCGGTGCGGGTGTGGGGATCGAGGTACTGGGAAATCCAAATGACGGTACCGACGACCGGATCGGAATTGCCCGCGTCGGAGAGGAAGTTGACGGTTTGGCCCACCTCCACGCGTGAGAGGTCGCGATCGCGCACATCGGCTTCAACCCAGATTGCGGCGGGGTCACCGACGACTGCCATCGTCACGCCCGGCTCGATCAATGTGCCCAATGCGGCAGGTCGTTCCAGCAGCGCCCCACCGACGACTGATCGGAGCGTAAACTGCGACGAGACGGCGCCGCGTTCACGAAGCGCCAGCAGATCACTCTCGGCCAACCCGGCAAGCCGCAATTGGCTGGCCAGTTCCACGCAGTGCCCCTCGGCAGCAACTGCATCGGCCATCGTGCGTTCGTATCCGGCCGAGTCGATCAGTCCACGCGCGAGCAATGCTTCGGCGCGTTCGCGTTCGCGGGCATGCACACGCCAGTCGCTCCATCCTTTCAGATACGCGCCCTGCAGCGATGCCA includes the following:
- a CDS encoding aminoacetone oxidase family FAD-binding enzyme, encoding MRRESCDIAIIGAGAAGLAAAVFAGARARKPDARIILIESARRPGAKILVSGGGRCNVTNDVVTADDFWGGSRHTIAKVLQAFSNEDTVAWFHRMGVPLKLESTGKYFPTSDQAQTVLSALLAQVAPAGVDLTSGERVTDVRLDGDGFLVQCKSIAGQTSMCRARRVIVATGGLSLPKSGSDGAGLSIMQRLGHTIIPTTPALTPLVLRSGASVGGRFSEFRGITMDARLRLCRGRRTQPIIELTGSLVFTHFGVSGPVAMNLSRHWLRARMADRHTSLRVVFGVPTLATIEQADQWLLKQARAHPRRSVETALSELLPDRIAQAIVAEFNEQSTLSQLPSQTRRQLALQLVELELDVVDTRGYSHAEATAGGVDLREIEWRTMESRKMRGLHLCGEILDVDGRIGGFNFQWAWSTGFLAGRGAAEALGR
- a CDS encoding CusA/CzcA family heavy metal efflux RND transporter, which gives rise to MKGPSHPAPADDSDSLLGRWIGFTIQYRGLMLFAAALLVVVGVIALTRLPFDAFPDTTPVMVQVNVTASGWTPEDIERQITYPIERELAGLSGLSEVRSISKFGLAQVTLLFDDDIDLYLARQQTTERLVGVTLPDGIEAPVLGPISTGLGEVFHYVLIAESADPTYARTVQDWIVKPQLQSVPGVAEINGWGGYQRQYHVLVDPNRLVRYGITLTHVIDVLRENIGNVAGGQMVRGGERTLVRGVGIVSTREDIDELVVATVEGAPIHVHDIGEVVIGHEIRRGATTYNGQGEVVLGLGFMLVGENSADVTRRLDERLEEIKRTLPEGVEARTVYRRTDLVDQVLHTVRENLFFGALLVVAILFIFLGNLRSGLIVASAIPLSMLFAFDMMTRLGIAGSLMSLGAIDFGLAVDNTVIQVENSIRRLAEHAGSPSRLDIIRRAIMEVRKPTLFGELIIIVVYLPILTLEGIEGKLFRPMAITVVLVLFGSMLLSFSVIPAMIATFLRDNVGRREPRVVEWLKRAYRAPLDWTLRHARAAIAMALILVVGGVLLFGQLGSEFVPRLSEGTIAINLVRLAGVSLEQSVEYGTRVEQILLDAFPDEIDHAWTRTGTAELATDPMGLEVSDVFITLKPRNEWRRSRSQAELVELIDQELSDLPGMNLVFTQPIEMRINEMIAGIRGDIGIKVFGDDLSVLVQKAEEIAALVQTLDGAADVTVEQITGQPQFDIALDRDKLARYGLAAREALDHVESFGGIHVGEVYEGQRRFDLEVRMMESYRRVTEDIARLPIRSETGAIVTLDQITRPELHNGPSTITREWSKRRIVVQCNVRGRDVGSFVEELRERIDGTVEFQPGYFVRYGGQFENLQRARTRLAIVVPLALTLIFALLYWTYRSFRDAILIFTGVPLAVFGGVCSLFVRGMPFSISAGVGFIALSGIAVLNGLVLVSSIKGHLTDGLMLTDAVRDSAIGRLRPVLMTALVASFGFIPMALSHSVGAEVQRPLATVVIGGILTSTALTLFVLPALYALFGAKRQPISESVRVDGV
- a CDS encoding efflux RND transporter periplasmic adaptor subunit, with amino-acid sequence MIFEKNQPLCPTDGSVIQFASIQTADRAGIRAMPVTIGLGGHRFEAPAETVFDQTRTTMISSTIPVTIRRWRVEPGTPVDADAPLADVESPQMASLQGAYLKGWSDWRVHARERERAEALLARGLIDSAGYERTMADAVAAEGHCVELASQLRLAGLAESDLLALRERGAVSSQFTLRSVVGGALLERPAALGTLIEPGVTMAVVGDPAAIWVEADVRDRDLSRVEVGQTVNFLSDAGNSDPVVGTVIWISQYLDPHTRTGIVRVKPTRATTHVRAHQFGRLQLPDGTLQSAILVPHDAVQWEGCCNVVFVQESPERFRPRKVRLETGESGHYRVLDGLRPGESVVVEGSYLLKTELQKGSIGAGCCGLEAAS